A stretch of Pogona vitticeps strain Pit_001003342236 chromosome 5, PviZW2.1, whole genome shotgun sequence DNA encodes these proteins:
- the SYPL1 gene encoding synaptophysin-like protein 1 isoform X1, which translates to MNTEKMSEFHLDLNPLKETLGFIKVLEWFFSMFVFATCGGYKGETTVLVSCKELVNKTVTAAFAYPFRLNEVIFSSPDPTRCNGSWTDFHLVGNFSSSAQFFVAFAVLIFLYCMATLVLYLGYMHIYRSGGVLPLIDYVITLSAAFLWLVSSATWAKAVVDIKISTGPRIVEEILACKIPGSSCVFGSVTSMGRLNVSVVFGLLNMALWGGNAWFVYKETNLHTPSSNSPKSGLYPPASGI; encoded by the exons ATGAACACCGAG AAAATGAGTGAGTTTCACCTTGACCTTAATCCCCTCAAGGAGACCCTGGGTTTCATCAAGGTTCTTGAATGG TTCTTTTCTATGTTTGTATTTGCTACATGTGGAGGCTATAAAGGTGAAACTACAGTTCTAGTTTCCTGTAAAGAACTTGTGAATAAAACAGTAACAGCTGCTTTTGCCTATCCTTTCAG GCTGAATGAAGTAATATTTAGTTCACCAGATCCGACCCGATGCAATGGCAGTTGGACTGATTTTCACCTTGTGGGCAACTTCTCTTCCTCTGCACAGTTTTTTGTAGCTTTTGCAGTCTTGATATTCTTGTACTGTATGGCTACCCTTGTACTGTACCTTGGTTATATGCACATATATCGGAGTGGTGGCGTTCTACCGCTCATA GATTATGTCATCACTCTTAGTGCTGCTTTCTTGTGGCTGGTCAGCAGTGCTACCTGGGCAAAGGCCGTTGTTGACATCAAAATATCAACTGGTCCACGTATTGTGGAAGAAATACTTGCTTGCAAGATACCAGGATCTTCATGTGTATTTGGTTCTGTTACCAGCATGGGACGTCTGAATGTGTCTGTG GTTTTTGGCTTGCTAAATATGGCTCTGTGGGGAGGAAATGCTTGGTTTGTATACAAGGAGACAAATCTGCATACACCAAGCAGTAATTCCCCTAAATCTGGGCTCTATCCACCTGCATCGGGAATCTGA
- the SYPL1 gene encoding synaptophysin-like protein 1 isoform X3, whose amino-acid sequence MFVFATCGGYKGETTVLVSCKELVNKTVTAAFAYPFRLNEVIFSSPDPTRCNGSWTDFHLVGNFSSSAQFFVAFAVLIFLYCMATLVLYLGYMHIYRSGGVLPLIDYVITLSAAFLWLVSSATWAKAVVDIKISTGPRIVEEILACKIPGSSCVFGSVTSMGRLNVSVVFGLLNMALWGGNAWFVYKETNLHTPSSNSPKSGLYPPASGI is encoded by the exons ATGTTTGTATTTGCTACATGTGGAGGCTATAAAGGTGAAACTACAGTTCTAGTTTCCTGTAAAGAACTTGTGAATAAAACAGTAACAGCTGCTTTTGCCTATCCTTTCAG GCTGAATGAAGTAATATTTAGTTCACCAGATCCGACCCGATGCAATGGCAGTTGGACTGATTTTCACCTTGTGGGCAACTTCTCTTCCTCTGCACAGTTTTTTGTAGCTTTTGCAGTCTTGATATTCTTGTACTGTATGGCTACCCTTGTACTGTACCTTGGTTATATGCACATATATCGGAGTGGTGGCGTTCTACCGCTCATA GATTATGTCATCACTCTTAGTGCTGCTTTCTTGTGGCTGGTCAGCAGTGCTACCTGGGCAAAGGCCGTTGTTGACATCAAAATATCAACTGGTCCACGTATTGTGGAAGAAATACTTGCTTGCAAGATACCAGGATCTTCATGTGTATTTGGTTCTGTTACCAGCATGGGACGTCTGAATGTGTCTGTG GTTTTTGGCTTGCTAAATATGGCTCTGTGGGGAGGAAATGCTTGGTTTGTATACAAGGAGACAAATCTGCATACACCAAGCAGTAATTCCCCTAAATCTGGGCTCTATCCACCTGCATCGGGAATCTGA
- the SYPL1 gene encoding synaptophysin-like protein 1 isoform X4 yields MGYKGETTVLVSCKELVNKTVTAAFAYPFRLNEVIFSSPDPTRCNGSWTDFHLVGNFSSSAQFFVAFAVLIFLYCMATLVLYLGYMHIYRSGGVLPLIDYVITLSAAFLWLVSSATWAKAVVDIKISTGPRIVEEILACKIPGSSCVFGSVTSMGRLNVSVVFGLLNMALWGGNAWFVYKETNLHTPSSNSPKSGLYPPASGI; encoded by the exons ATGG GCTATAAAGGTGAAACTACAGTTCTAGTTTCCTGTAAAGAACTTGTGAATAAAACAGTAACAGCTGCTTTTGCCTATCCTTTCAG GCTGAATGAAGTAATATTTAGTTCACCAGATCCGACCCGATGCAATGGCAGTTGGACTGATTTTCACCTTGTGGGCAACTTCTCTTCCTCTGCACAGTTTTTTGTAGCTTTTGCAGTCTTGATATTCTTGTACTGTATGGCTACCCTTGTACTGTACCTTGGTTATATGCACATATATCGGAGTGGTGGCGTTCTACCGCTCATA GATTATGTCATCACTCTTAGTGCTGCTTTCTTGTGGCTGGTCAGCAGTGCTACCTGGGCAAAGGCCGTTGTTGACATCAAAATATCAACTGGTCCACGTATTGTGGAAGAAATACTTGCTTGCAAGATACCAGGATCTTCATGTGTATTTGGTTCTGTTACCAGCATGGGACGTCTGAATGTGTCTGTG GTTTTTGGCTTGCTAAATATGGCTCTGTGGGGAGGAAATGCTTGGTTTGTATACAAGGAGACAAATCTGCATACACCAAGCAGTAATTCCCCTAAATCTGGGCTCTATCCACCTGCATCGGGAATCTGA
- the SYPL1 gene encoding synaptophysin-like protein 1 isoform X2, whose amino-acid sequence MSEFHLDLNPLKETLGFIKVLEWFFSMFVFATCGGYKGETTVLVSCKELVNKTVTAAFAYPFRLNEVIFSSPDPTRCNGSWTDFHLVGNFSSSAQFFVAFAVLIFLYCMATLVLYLGYMHIYRSGGVLPLIDYVITLSAAFLWLVSSATWAKAVVDIKISTGPRIVEEILACKIPGSSCVFGSVTSMGRLNVSVVFGLLNMALWGGNAWFVYKETNLHTPSSNSPKSGLYPPASGI is encoded by the exons ATGAGTGAGTTTCACCTTGACCTTAATCCCCTCAAGGAGACCCTGGGTTTCATCAAGGTTCTTGAATGG TTCTTTTCTATGTTTGTATTTGCTACATGTGGAGGCTATAAAGGTGAAACTACAGTTCTAGTTTCCTGTAAAGAACTTGTGAATAAAACAGTAACAGCTGCTTTTGCCTATCCTTTCAG GCTGAATGAAGTAATATTTAGTTCACCAGATCCGACCCGATGCAATGGCAGTTGGACTGATTTTCACCTTGTGGGCAACTTCTCTTCCTCTGCACAGTTTTTTGTAGCTTTTGCAGTCTTGATATTCTTGTACTGTATGGCTACCCTTGTACTGTACCTTGGTTATATGCACATATATCGGAGTGGTGGCGTTCTACCGCTCATA GATTATGTCATCACTCTTAGTGCTGCTTTCTTGTGGCTGGTCAGCAGTGCTACCTGGGCAAAGGCCGTTGTTGACATCAAAATATCAACTGGTCCACGTATTGTGGAAGAAATACTTGCTTGCAAGATACCAGGATCTTCATGTGTATTTGGTTCTGTTACCAGCATGGGACGTCTGAATGTGTCTGTG GTTTTTGGCTTGCTAAATATGGCTCTGTGGGGAGGAAATGCTTGGTTTGTATACAAGGAGACAAATCTGCATACACCAAGCAGTAATTCCCCTAAATCTGGGCTCTATCCACCTGCATCGGGAATCTGA